In Dehalogenimonas etheniformans, one genomic interval encodes:
- a CDS encoding AAA family ATPase: MTVSIAMAGKGGTGKTSIACLIIRYLLRHEGSPVLAVDADPAANLGLGLGLNFGNTIGSILAEYNENKLAIPAGLSKDAFLNSKLNESIIESQGIDLITMGRGEGSGCYCFPNNVLKSFIDRLLPNYKFMVMDNEAGLEHLSRGTTESIDHLVIVSNHSVKGARTVGTIIQLISELKLDIKRRWVVLNQSPDKVDPLVEAEFARLGVSLDARIPEDRLILEYDWNQRSLLDIPEGALSVTAVDKMMKLILSKRSSEVRA, translated from the coding sequence ATGACTGTCTCTATCGCTATGGCGGGCAAAGGAGGGACGGGCAAAACCTCCATCGCTTGTCTGATTATTCGCTATCTTCTAAGGCATGAAGGCTCGCCAGTGCTGGCGGTTGACGCCGATCCGGCAGCTAACCTCGGGCTAGGACTTGGCCTAAACTTCGGAAATACTATCGGATCTATCCTTGCCGAATATAACGAGAATAAACTCGCAATTCCGGCTGGTTTGTCTAAAGATGCGTTTCTCAATTCAAAATTGAACGAATCCATAATAGAAAGCCAGGGTATCGACTTAATTACGATGGGCCGTGGCGAGGGATCGGGCTGCTATTGTTTTCCCAACAATGTGCTGAAGTCCTTCATAGACAGGCTTTTGCCTAACTACAAGTTCATGGTTATGGACAATGAAGCAGGTCTGGAACATCTGAGCCGGGGTACGACCGAATCGATCGATCATCTCGTTATCGTTTCCAATCATTCGGTTAAGGGTGCGCGTACCGTAGGCACGATAATTCAGTTGATAAGCGAACTGAAACTCGATATCAAACGGAGATGGGTCGTGTTGAACCAGTCGCCTGATAAGGTCGATCCTCTCGTCGAAGCCGAGTTCGCCCGCCTTGGCGTATCGTTAGACGCCAGAATACCAGAAGATCGACTTATCCTGGAATATGACTGGAACCAGAGGTCATTGCTGGATATACCCGAGGGAGCCCTATCGGTAACAGCCGTTGATAAAATGATGAAACTTATTCTTTCGAAAAGATCAAGCGAGGTCCGTGCATGA
- the folD gene encoding bifunctional methylenetetrahydrofolate dehydrogenase/methenyltetrahydrofolate cyclohydrolase FolD gives MTARIISGTEIAQKIREELKEEIDLLKSRHGITPGLATVIVGDDPASQTYVSSKIKSCQALGIFSTNYPLHESTSEKELLYLVKTLNDDPTINGILVQVPLPKHINENKVLTAIHPDKDVDGFHPVNIGRMVIGEQGLLPCTPAGIQQMLMRSHVETNGAEVVIVGRSNIVGKPIANMLMQKAGGANATVTVCHSATRDIASHTRRADILISAIGKPRFITADMVKPGATVIDVGTNEIGKTPAGKRILCGDVDFDNVKTVAGAITPVPGGVGPMTIVILMANTVKAAKLAHGLQ, from the coding sequence ATGACAGCCAGGATAATCAGCGGTACCGAGATTGCCCAGAAAATTCGCGAAGAGCTCAAAGAAGAGATAGATCTGCTTAAATCCAGGCACGGAATCACACCCGGCCTTGCTACAGTGATAGTCGGCGATGACCCGGCGTCCCAAACTTACGTCAGTTCAAAGATCAAGTCCTGTCAGGCGCTGGGCATTTTTTCGACCAATTATCCATTGCATGAATCCACTTCCGAAAAGGAACTGCTCTACCTCGTGAAGACCCTCAACGACGACCCCACGATTAACGGCATATTGGTGCAGGTGCCTTTGCCCAAACATATTAATGAGAACAAGGTGCTCACAGCCATTCATCCTGATAAAGATGTCGACGGATTTCATCCGGTTAATATCGGACGAATGGTCATCGGCGAGCAAGGGCTGTTGCCCTGTACTCCAGCCGGTATCCAACAAATGTTGATGAGAAGCCATGTCGAAACAAACGGAGCTGAGGTGGTAATCGTCGGAAGATCAAACATCGTAGGCAAGCCGATAGCCAATATGCTCATGCAGAAGGCTGGCGGAGCCAACGCTACGGTGACCGTGTGCCACTCCGCCACCCGTGATATTGCCAGTCATACGCGCCGCGCCGATATCCTTATATCAGCCATCGGGAAACCACGTTTCATCACCGCCGATATGGTCAAACCGGGCGCAACGGTGATCGACGTAGGTACCAACGAGATCGGCAAGACTCCCGCAGGCAAGCGAATCTTGTGTGGCGACGTCGATTTTGATAATGTAAAGACTGTTGCCGGAGCCATCACACCGGTTCCCGGTGGCGTCGGTCCGATGACAATCGTCATTCTGATGGCCAACACGGTCAAAGCCGCCAAGCTTGCCCACGGCTTACAATAG
- a CDS encoding acetyl-CoA decarbonylase/synthase complex subunit delta: MAVEMPRINYSGTIRSIHLGDGEKGITVGGEVSYPFYSFEGASPNLPRIAMEVYDEAPSDWPEAAKAPFVDVMGNPVAWAKKCVQVYGAEMICLQLQSTDPNGSDRDPRTAAKVVAEVAYAIDVPLIVWGTANHEKDIEVLRAVAELVQDRCLALGPVEEGDYKKIAAAAMAYGHTVIASSPIDINLAKQLNILMANLGVKSDNMIMDPTVSAIGYGIEYAYSVMERIRMAALTQQDEKLQFPLICNIARETWKSKEAKISESEDPRLGDAEKRGITLEAMSATLLLLAGADILIMRHPEAIKLVSEMIGDLS; this comes from the coding sequence ATGGCCGTCGAAATGCCTAGAATAAACTATTCCGGAACGATCCGTTCAATTCACCTGGGTGATGGGGAAAAAGGCATCACCGTTGGTGGCGAGGTTAGTTACCCGTTTTACTCGTTCGAAGGCGCTTCGCCCAATTTGCCTCGCATAGCCATGGAAGTCTACGATGAGGCCCCATCAGATTGGCCTGAGGCAGCAAAGGCGCCTTTTGTAGATGTGATGGGCAACCCCGTCGCCTGGGCTAAAAAATGCGTTCAAGTCTACGGAGCCGAAATGATCTGTCTGCAGCTGCAGAGCACAGACCCCAACGGCAGCGATAGAGATCCCCGAACGGCAGCCAAGGTCGTCGCTGAAGTCGCTTATGCCATCGACGTTCCCCTTATCGTCTGGGGTACCGCAAATCACGAAAAGGACATCGAGGTGCTGAGAGCGGTCGCCGAACTCGTCCAGGACCGCTGCCTGGCACTGGGACCGGTAGAGGAAGGTGATTACAAAAAGATCGCGGCGGCTGCGATGGCTTACGGTCACACTGTCATTGCATCCAGCCCTATCGACATCAATCTAGCCAAACAGTTGAACATACTGATGGCCAACCTGGGGGTCAAATCCGATAACATGATAATGGACCCGACGGTGAGCGCCATCGGTTACGGGATTGAATATGCCTACTCGGTGATGGAGCGCATCAGGATGGCCGCGCTGACCCAACAAGATGAGAAACTCCAGTTCCCTCTAATCTGCAACATCGCTCGTGAAACCTGGAAATCCAAGGAAGCAAAGATTTCCGAATCCGAAGACCCAAGGCTTGGAGATGCCGAAAAGCGAGGCATAACGCTTGAAGCCATGAGTGCTACCCTGCTTCTGTTGGCTGGCGCGGATATTTTAATTATGAGGCATCCCGAAGCCATTAAACTGGTTAGCGAAATGATCGGTGATCTCAGCTGA
- the acsB gene encoding acetyl-CoA decarbonylase/synthase complex subunit alpha/beta, protein MSNLIASATIKGAHSLVDRAETAWQNTLARYGTGKLIGFPNTAYFLPVIYGVTAQKVQTLGDAAQVIQRCRDILPGWMNPDDTLSSLEPVLNAGLAALFAEEIIEAIRYLEMPDFYTQSEDPRADNVWLGAADDIILRKRGVEFVDGSAPGFAAILGAAPSNTVAAKIATDLQQKNLYTFMSASSGGRRMSEQLLESGVQVGWPTRLVSFGPDVSSTVFAIGFAVRVALSFGNIVPGRSKELFEYCKNRVYAFVMALGDVNEEWVATAAGALNFGFPVIADTPIPEIPLAVVADVPHDKIVNRAIDVRGLKIVVNEVPVPVAYGPAYEGERVRGEDIYLECGGGRTPMVEWVTSKPIDDVVDGLVTVNGPDVNEVSAGAKLPLAILVEVAGRQMQDDYEPILERQIHHLINYAQGVMHIGQRDIAWLRISKGAVEKGFRLEHIGKLLHAKLHQDFGRIFDKLQIKIYTSAEDVLAITAKAKEAYAARDSRVAGMTDESVDTFYSCLLCQSFAPSHVCVISPERTGLCGSYNWMDCKASFEINPLGPNQPVPKGQTLEPRLGQWKGVNEFVFKASRGAVDHYNFYSIISDPMTACGCMECISAILPLCNGVMTVNREFTEMTPCGMKFTTLAGTIGGGVTTPGFVGHSKYNITQRKFLAAEDGIKRLVWMPRSLKEEVSDLFNERANEIGIPDLLSRIADETIGTTEEEILPFLTEKNHPALSLDPLL, encoded by the coding sequence ATGTCAAACTTGATAGCTTCCGCCACCATTAAAGGCGCCCATAGTCTGGTTGACCGTGCTGAAACAGCCTGGCAAAACACTCTGGCACGTTATGGGACCGGGAAACTAATCGGTTTCCCGAATACTGCTTATTTTCTTCCTGTGATTTATGGAGTCACCGCTCAAAAAGTACAGACGCTGGGCGATGCGGCACAGGTGATCCAACGTTGCCGGGACATTTTACCGGGGTGGATGAATCCTGACGATACCCTATCTTCTCTCGAACCGGTGCTCAATGCCGGGTTGGCAGCCTTGTTTGCCGAAGAAATTATTGAGGCGATCCGATACCTTGAGATGCCTGACTTTTATACTCAGTCGGAAGACCCCCGAGCAGATAACGTCTGGTTGGGAGCCGCCGACGATATTATTTTAAGAAAAAGGGGAGTTGAATTTGTCGACGGCAGTGCTCCGGGTTTTGCCGCAATCCTCGGTGCTGCCCCATCAAATACGGTTGCCGCAAAGATCGCCACCGACCTTCAGCAGAAAAACCTTTATACGTTCATGAGTGCTTCAAGCGGCGGGCGTCGCATGTCTGAACAATTGCTCGAATCCGGCGTCCAGGTCGGTTGGCCGACGAGACTGGTTTCCTTCGGCCCCGACGTATCATCAACCGTATTTGCCATCGGGTTTGCCGTTCGAGTCGCGTTATCTTTCGGAAATATTGTACCGGGTCGCTCAAAGGAATTATTCGAATATTGCAAAAATCGAGTTTATGCTTTTGTAATGGCACTTGGCGACGTCAATGAAGAATGGGTGGCGACTGCAGCCGGGGCTCTCAATTTCGGATTTCCAGTGATCGCCGATACCCCGATACCGGAAATTCCGTTGGCGGTAGTCGCCGATGTCCCCCATGATAAGATCGTCAACCGGGCTATCGACGTTCGCGGGCTGAAGATCGTTGTTAACGAAGTGCCTGTTCCCGTCGCCTACGGCCCTGCCTACGAGGGGGAAAGAGTCAGGGGCGAAGACATTTATCTGGAATGCGGCGGCGGCCGGACCCCGATGGTTGAATGGGTGACTTCAAAGCCGATTGACGATGTCGTTGACGGGCTGGTAACAGTCAACGGGCCCGACGTGAACGAAGTCTCCGCGGGCGCTAAATTACCTCTGGCAATACTGGTCGAGGTCGCCGGAAGACAGATGCAGGACGACTATGAACCTATTCTAGAACGGCAGATACATCATCTGATCAACTACGCTCAGGGCGTCATGCACATCGGCCAAAGGGATATCGCCTGGTTGCGTATCAGCAAAGGTGCGGTAGAAAAAGGGTTCAGGTTGGAGCATATCGGAAAGCTGCTCCATGCCAAATTGCACCAGGATTTCGGCAGGATCTTCGATAAGCTGCAGATCAAAATATATACCAGTGCTGAAGATGTCCTGGCGATCACAGCCAAGGCTAAAGAAGCTTATGCCGCCCGGGATTCCCGTGTGGCGGGCATGACCGATGAGTCAGTCGATACATTTTATTCATGTCTGTTATGTCAATCGTTCGCTCCATCCCACGTCTGTGTCATCAGTCCCGAGCGGACAGGGCTTTGCGGGTCGTACAATTGGATGGATTGCAAGGCTTCTTTTGAGATTAACCCGCTCGGTCCAAACCAGCCGGTACCCAAAGGCCAAACGCTGGAGCCCAGACTGGGGCAGTGGAAGGGGGTCAACGAATTCGTCTTCAAAGCTTCCAGGGGCGCCGTAGACCACTACAACTTTTATAGCATCATTTCGGACCCGATGACCGCCTGCGGCTGCATGGAATGCATTTCCGCAATCCTGCCGCTGTGTAACGGAGTGATGACGGTTAACCGGGAATTTACGGAAATGACGCCGTGCGGGATGAAATTTACCACACTGGCAGGGACAATCGGCGGCGGAGTAACGACGCCGGGTTTCGTGGGGCATTCCAAATATAATATTACCCAGCGGAAATTTCTCGCGGCTGAAGATGGAATCAAACGGCTGGTGTGGATGCCGCGATCTCTGAAAGAGGAGGTCAGCGACCTCTTTAACGAACGGGCAAATGAAATTGGCATTCCTGATTTGCTGAGCAGAATAGCCGATGAGACCATTGGCACGACCGAAGAAGAGATTCTTCCCTTCCTGACCGAGAAAAATCACCCTGCGCTGTCTTTAGACCCCCTGTTGTAA
- the acsC gene encoding acetyl-CoA decarbonylase/synthase complex subunit gamma, which produces MALSGIEIFKYLPRTNCGKCGVPTCLAFAMSLAAGKAELSACAFMTEESKIKLEAASAPPLRPITIVTESKPLKVGGETVLFRHEKRFENPPGLAIMISDVMPEAEIDRRLKAIKYYTYTRVGATLRPELVALKYESGNPEIYASLAKRAKTETDAGILLMCEEVDGFLAAAEACSERKPVLCAITESKLDLLAPVAIDYGLPVVARSNSLDGLAELTDRLVKLNIKDIILDTGARSTKQALFDQVALRRLALLKKFRALGYPTIVFPGEMTDNPLKEALIASVMMAKYAGIIVLSDFKGETLFPLLVARMNLFNDPQRPQATAEGIYEINGPNENSPVAITCNFSLTYFIVSGEIENTRMPAHLLIKDTEGLSVMTAWAAGKFGADNIGGFVKKSGIADRIKHRKIIIPGYIAQESGGLEEQLPGWEIMVGPREAAHLLSYLKTNWK; this is translated from the coding sequence ATGGCCCTTTCCGGGATAGAAATCTTCAAATACCTGCCGAGGACGAACTGCGGAAAATGCGGGGTGCCCACCTGTCTGGCTTTTGCCATGAGTCTCGCTGCCGGTAAGGCGGAATTGAGTGCCTGCGCGTTCATGACCGAGGAATCAAAGATAAAGCTTGAAGCGGCTTCGGCACCGCCGCTTCGTCCGATAACCATTGTCACGGAAAGCAAACCTCTCAAAGTTGGTGGCGAAACCGTCTTGTTCCGGCATGAAAAAAGGTTTGAAAATCCCCCGGGGCTGGCGATTATGATCAGTGATGTCATGCCTGAAGCTGAAATCGATCGCAGGCTAAAAGCGATCAAGTATTATACCTACACCCGCGTCGGCGCCACGCTTCGGCCGGAACTGGTTGCCCTAAAATATGAGTCCGGCAACCCTGAGATTTATGCATCGTTAGCAAAACGAGCGAAAACTGAAACTGACGCTGGCATCCTTCTTATGTGCGAAGAGGTCGATGGTTTCCTGGCGGCCGCGGAGGCATGTTCGGAGAGAAAACCGGTCCTCTGTGCGATTACCGAATCGAAACTCGACCTCCTGGCTCCGGTCGCTATAGATTATGGCTTGCCGGTCGTGGCAAGAAGTAACAGTCTGGACGGATTAGCAGAACTCACCGACCGCCTTGTTAAACTTAACATCAAGGATATCATTCTTGACACCGGCGCGAGAAGCACCAAGCAGGCTTTATTTGATCAGGTGGCTCTGCGGAGATTGGCGCTGTTGAAAAAATTTCGTGCCTTGGGCTATCCGACCATCGTTTTTCCGGGTGAGATGACCGATAACCCGCTGAAAGAGGCTCTTATAGCCTCCGTGATGATGGCGAAGTATGCCGGGATAATCGTGTTATCCGATTTCAAAGGAGAGACGTTATTCCCGTTATTGGTCGCCCGCATGAACCTGTTCAATGACCCTCAGAGGCCTCAGGCGACTGCCGAAGGGATCTATGAAATAAACGGGCCGAATGAAAACTCACCCGTTGCCATCACGTGCAACTTCTCACTGACCTATTTCATCGTCTCCGGCGAAATAGAGAATACCCGGATGCCTGCCCACCTGCTTATCAAGGACACCGAAGGGCTCTCAGTAATGACCGCCTGGGCAGCCGGGAAGTTTGGCGCCGATAATATAGGCGGATTTGTCAAAAAGAGCGGGATTGCCGATCGGATTAAGCACCGCAAGATAATCATCCCCGGGTATATTGCCCAGGAGAGCGGCGGCCTTGAGGAGCAGCTTCCGGGATGGGAGATCATGGTCGGACCTCGAGAAGCAGCCCATCTCCTTTCGTATCTCAAAACGAACTGGAAATAG
- a CDS encoding DUF3786 domain-containing protein gives MPNLPSPPGYETAYAQSYQLAFDRLAESDPVILCQRTGASLTPDSKLELAFLNTQVIVEIKQRTLDAPGHPLSITDKLPILHYLVTASGRPKTGKSISFKDLPEGAGYFPTFYKRAIGPVVHKFGNAHGDLAAAALKLGGNPIDLGDVGVSIPVFPKISIDWILWRGDGVLPPEGSILFDSSVTGYLPVEDIAVLCHSIANRLCENKAEL, from the coding sequence ATGCCAAATTTACCTTCGCCTCCGGGATACGAAACGGCTTATGCCCAGTCCTATCAGTTGGCTTTTGACAGGCTTGCCGAATCCGACCCGGTGATCCTGTGCCAACGGACCGGCGCCTCGCTGACTCCCGATTCAAAGTTGGAATTGGCCTTTTTGAATACCCAAGTTATTGTTGAAATCAAGCAACGCACACTGGATGCGCCCGGGCACCCCCTTTCGATCACCGATAAATTGCCTATTTTGCATTATCTGGTAACTGCGAGCGGTCGACCAAAAACAGGAAAATCGATCTCGTTTAAAGACCTACCTGAAGGCGCAGGTTATTTCCCCACTTTCTATAAAAGAGCGATCGGACCGGTAGTTCACAAATTCGGCAATGCCCATGGCGATCTTGCTGCCGCTGCCCTGAAATTAGGTGGCAACCCTATTGACCTCGGCGATGTCGGTGTATCGATTCCTGTTTTCCCCAAGATAAGTATCGACTGGATCCTCTGGCGAGGTGATGGCGTTCTACCGCCGGAGGGTTCGATTTTGTTTGACTCCAGTGTTACCGGCTATCTGCCGGTTGAGGACATTGCCGTTTTGTGCCATTCAATTGCCAACAGGTTATGTGAAAACAAAGCTGAATTATAG
- a CDS encoding response regulator transcription factor produces the protein MESTYKIKVLLADDHVIVREGTKELVQRQPDMQVVAEASDGVEAVELARVYRPDVIVMDIAMPNMNGIEATKQIKKILPTTAVLILTAYDSDQYIMALLEAGAAGYLLKNVRGNQLIDAIRAVYSGESILQPSTTRRVIDHLKVKAVKSEEDSAANTLTEREMEVLKLAAKGVSNRDIAEQLFVSNRTIQTHLSNIFKKLSVGSRTEAILYGLKRGWFYMEELP, from the coding sequence ATGGAAAGTACATATAAGATCAAAGTCCTCCTGGCGGATGACCATGTCATCGTCAGGGAAGGCACTAAGGAACTGGTGCAGCGACAGCCCGATATGCAGGTAGTGGCTGAGGCTAGTGACGGTGTCGAAGCGGTAGAATTGGCACGCGTTTACAGACCCGACGTTATCGTGATGGATATTGCTATGCCCAACATGAACGGCATAGAAGCGACCAAACAGATCAAAAAGATCCTGCCCACGACTGCGGTCTTGATACTGACCGCCTACGACAGCGACCAGTATATCATGGCCCTTCTTGAGGCAGGCGCCGCCGGTTATTTATTGAAGAACGTGCGCGGCAATCAGCTGATCGATGCCATAAGGGCGGTGTATTCCGGCGAATCTATCCTCCAACCCTCGACGACAAGGCGTGTCATCGATCACCTAAAAGTAAAAGCGGTGAAATCGGAGGAAGATTCGGCGGCAAACACGCTCACCGAGCGCGAAATGGAAGTATTGAAACTGGCCGCCAAAGGTGTCAGCAATCGCGACATCGCCGAACAACTTTTCGTCAGCAACAGGACCATCCAAACTCATCTTTCGAACATATTCAAGAAGTTGTCAGTTGGCTCGCGGACTGAAGCTATTTTGTACGGCCTGAAAAGGGGCTGGTTTTACATGGAGGAATTGCCGTAA
- a CDS encoding sensor histidine kinase, whose product MLLPVTYAALVFGMRFGLLALLIAVGIIMPNLFLSQSGPTQDDIIEIIGIVIIGLVVNLWLESYETDKKHRQVAYLRLENAQRELQRMQQNLRFYLKQITIAQEEERRRIAQELHDETAQDLIALSRKVDGFMTIHPALPSTDEAYLEDMHQHINRTLSGVRRFSQDLRPSVLDDLGLIPAIDWLIPELAKHYKLKIELKINGEPRRFPPEAELVLFRVVQESLRNVGKHAMATHVWVTVDFTPETTIFTIKDNGRGFHPPDRIGDLAVSGKLGLTGMQERAQLIGARLSIKSIPGQGTTVSVELPTPTEHPEHTY is encoded by the coding sequence ATGCTACTGCCGGTGACCTATGCCGCTCTTGTATTCGGTATGCGTTTCGGCTTGTTGGCTTTGTTGATCGCGGTCGGCATCATAATGCCCAACCTATTTCTCTCACAATCCGGACCCACGCAAGACGATATCATCGAGATTATCGGTATCGTAATCATCGGGCTGGTGGTGAATCTCTGGCTCGAGAGTTACGAGACCGATAAAAAACACCGCCAGGTGGCATATTTAAGATTGGAGAACGCGCAGCGCGAATTGCAGCGCATGCAGCAGAATCTGAGGTTCTATCTAAAGCAGATCACTATCGCCCAGGAGGAGGAGCGCCGCCGTATCGCTCAAGAACTTCATGACGAGACCGCCCAGGACCTTATCGCCTTGTCACGTAAAGTAGATGGCTTCATGACAATCCATCCGGCCTTACCTTCTACAGATGAGGCTTATCTTGAGGATATGCACCAGCATATCAACCGTACCTTGAGTGGAGTCCGCCGTTTCAGTCAGGACTTGCGGCCGTCTGTGCTTGATGATCTGGGATTAATCCCGGCGATAGACTGGCTAATTCCGGAATTGGCGAAACATTATAAACTCAAAATCGAACTAAAAATTAACGGGGAACCCAGGCGATTTCCTCCCGAAGCCGAATTGGTCCTCTTCCGGGTCGTTCAGGAATCATTGCGGAATGTAGGAAAGCATGCGATGGCCACGCATGTCTGGGTCACCGTTGATTTTACTCCCGAGACCACGATCTTTACCATCAAGGATAACGGCCGCGGCTTCCACCCTCCCGACAGGATCGGCGATCTGGCAGTAAGCGGCAAATTGGGTCTAACCGGTATGCAGGAACGCGCTCAACTCATTGGTGCCAGACTCTCCATTAAATCGATCCCCGGCCAGGGAACGACAGTTTCTGTGGAACTACCGACGCCGACCGAACACCCGGAGCATACGTACTAA
- a CDS encoding (Fe-S)-binding protein, whose amino-acid sequence MGTKSPFREVADLIKEAGGEALGQCYQCGTCSATCPWRDYISFLPRRMFQEARLGLTDFESDSVWRCVTCNKCVQRCPRSVPILDLMTALRRSVIGMGIAETPTALAATLRNLSAVGNPSGEPAEARNAWSEGMRISRFTSATEYLFFPCCVTSYDPAMKNVARATAKVLSAAGVDFGILEGAVCCGESARKAGDEALFQQLAGKNTSLFNEKGVRKIIVNSPHCFNTLTRDYPEIDAHFEIVHTSQLFAELIREGRIKLSKNAERTVTYHDPCYLGRHSGIYDLPRNTIADIGANLVEIEPAKADALCCGGGGGRIWMDTPRDERFCEERLKQALLTGADTLITACPYCLSNFKDTALNQSVTDQIAIMDLSELIAEAL is encoded by the coding sequence TTGGGAACCAAATCACCGTTCCGGGAAGTCGCCGACCTGATCAAGGAAGCCGGCGGCGAGGCTCTCGGACAATGTTATCAATGCGGTACGTGCTCCGCCACGTGCCCCTGGCGAGACTACATCTCATTCTTACCGAGGCGCATGTTCCAGGAAGCACGGCTGGGCCTTACCGATTTTGAATCGGACTCAGTCTGGAGATGCGTCACCTGCAATAAGTGCGTCCAACGTTGTCCCCGGAGCGTCCCGATTCTTGACCTAATGACAGCACTCCGGCGTTCCGTAATCGGCATGGGGATTGCTGAAACGCCCACGGCGCTAGCGGCCACATTACGCAACCTGTCAGCGGTCGGCAACCCGTCTGGAGAACCCGCTGAAGCCCGTAACGCTTGGTCCGAGGGAATGCGTATTAGTCGGTTTACTAGCGCGACCGAATACCTTTTCTTTCCCTGCTGCGTCACATCGTATGATCCAGCAATGAAGAATGTTGCCAGGGCTACGGCGAAGGTTCTATCAGCGGCTGGTGTTGACTTCGGTATACTCGAAGGTGCGGTCTGTTGCGGCGAAAGCGCCCGCAAAGCAGGCGACGAGGCTTTGTTCCAACAACTCGCCGGCAAAAACACGAGCCTCTTTAACGAAAAGGGCGTTCGAAAAATTATAGTAAATTCCCCCCATTGTTTTAATACATTGACGCGTGACTATCCTGAAATTGATGCCCATTTCGAGATTGTGCATACATCGCAACTATTTGCTGAGCTCATTCGCGAAGGACGGATCAAATTAAGCAAGAACGCCGAGAGAACCGTAACTTATCACGACCCTTGCTATCTCGGGCGCCACTCCGGTATTTATGATTTGCCCCGTAACACCATAGCCGATATTGGTGCAAATCTTGTCGAAATTGAACCGGCTAAAGCCGATGCGTTATGTTGCGGCGGCGGGGGTGGGCGCATCTGGATGGATACCCCAAGAGATGAACGCTTCTGCGAAGAAAGATTGAAACAAGCCCTGTTAACTGGTGCTGATACCCTAATCACCGCCTGTCCGTATTGCTTATCGAACTTTAAGGATACCGCCTTAAACCAATCGGTGACCGATCAAATTGCGATAATGGATTTAAGCGAGTTAATCGCCGAGGCTCTCTAA